A stretch of [Clostridium] innocuum DNA encodes these proteins:
- a CDS encoding DEAD/DEAH box helicase family protein, with protein MAAKYQLITELYRRTEISVAKNPQTWQNFLAAACRNYKCRFDEQLLIFAQRPDAVAVAQIETWNKQFRRWVNKDSKGIAVFDPKGRRNTLKYYFDVSDTHEGYYGSRPVPIWQMETRYEQPVMERLSDRFGELESTDLASALMETAKNAVEDHLQDYLAQLKDVTADSFLEELDDLNIEVMYQRLAVNSVAFMLISRCGLDTGEYFDREDFQDIVNFNTPATINALGIATSDIAEMALREISQTIRDVQVAEKTQSRTFAQEIQSSYDRSTKQPERSDHHGEHHIYPSGGLSYSRPDITDRARTSAWQIRIDAPGLSGTAQESDLSEPSDTGQVERASVPDGTGSAPEAGTSDEAAVSRAGRDGGTERESTDAVGGNDEQHSQPGGGTDPERTDLPLSTANEEEVTANLPTVEEQIEQIAEAEDEKSSAFSVSQEDIDSVLVRGSGFENGKYRIYRQFQKHEDKKANIAFLKNEYGTGGGTHSYPDGTQGGTWHDSKGIGIEKHGSYTKPDLVLSWSKVEKRIRELIQNDRYFNAKEKDHYPEFLESVEAPQYEIDAQRKMARQRFIDAHRDLPPADKRDTLSLRLSDFIRDLDHYEKDLLKEVDRTDLSDVPAEQMEQLLSEPATVQQMLDFLTKVQRQTVSVYSRSNAWRFSQELLELHPVRYLYHEGDTVYLGADKYEVSAFDETAVSLQNPEFPLFGKEMSRTDFEEKLRENPANDHLKVIITEMQGKETPAETKPDRLVFSIGFSEHPAFYDRELKDRYTNLSFALGNYLLGVLDEKQHRERQVEENHVGWYHKTDFEITATIGGEDFHYEGRFDIGDGEGDLIAHIKNFYEYSLSPNCPFIPEWKKQGEDFYREKIESLQWGRDVFLPYLEQHKTLTPEDEKLFAEIMATENDWFRVPENKNTSLAGRLVDFIEEVDPYEYQDTLEVGETKEDAIQKIEADLADPAHVQSYVEQLTQWQEELEDEEQKEICRQLIAELQPTAGQEEKEQDGVSQDSSDLIGKEIVIDNRRYRIESVGEISGDVSMRDITFQNHVGFPINRVEKISYIRRILEQQQPQEELLEQAKALIDKFIHEEYDSELGADYEDLHSVGLAYTTSENEEHDLQINADLVDCTLDIYIDSSLTHRERFNGLSDMIERCLSDLEFGDLVAKAEDQVERLKPLESQTEEKTEKAVVPSSDRHNYRITEDTLGVGGAKEKFRNNMAAIQLLHELELEHRLATPEEQEVLARYVGWGGLSMAFDENNAAWAEEFKELNASLSPEEYRAAMESTLTAFYTPPVVIKAMYESLDHMGFSGGTILEPSCGTGNFFGLLPDRMAGSTLHGVEIDSLTGRIAKQLYQKASIAIEGFEQTKLPDDHFDIVVGNVPFGDFKVNDSRYNAQKFLIHDYFFAKALDKVRSGGVVAFITSKGTMDKTSPEVRKYIAQRAELLGAIRLPDNTFRANAGTEVTSDILFLQKRDRIADVEPDWVHLDTDENGITMNSYFVQHPEMILGEMKMESTRFGFDSVCKAYKDIPLADLLSKAVQNIQGEIPEYEKGIDEISDEPDASVPADPNVRNFSFTMVDGKVYFRENDRMTPATVSMTAESRIKGLIQIRDCVRKLIEYQTEDYPEEMIRTEQENLNRLYDAFSKKYGLINSRGNYLAFASDESYFLLCSLEVLDDEGNFKRKADMFTKRTIKPHREVTSVETASEALALSIGEKALVDLPYMEQLTGKPQEELVQELQGVIFRIPASEPAKYVTADEYLSGNVRTKLLSAQAAAKEDPAYEINVEALKQVIPKDLSAAEISVRLGTTWIPQEDIQRFVMELLTPSSYAAGRIRVRYTPMNGDWFIENKSSDFGNVKADSTYGTKRASAYRIIEDTLNLRDTRIFDYVYDENGNKRAVFNAKETTAAQAKQEAIKQAFQDWIWKDPARRSRLVRYYNDTFNSVRPREYDGSHIVFGGISPEITLRPHQVNAIAHILYGGNTLLAHKVGAGKTFEMVAAAQESKRLGLCNKSMFVVPNHLVGQWASEYLRLYPSANILVTRRQDFETGNRKKFCSRIATGDYDAVIIGHSQFEKIPMSIERQREQLQRQIDDIERGIDDVKASKGEQFTVKQLMKTRKAIQTKLDKLNDIKRKDTVIDFEQLGIDRLFIDESHFYKNLYLYTKMRNVGGIAQTEAQKSSDLFMKCRYLDEITGNRGTIFATGTPISNSMVELYSVQRYLQYDALLRNGLQHFDSWASTFGETVTALELAPEGTNYRAKTRFAKFFNLPELMLMFREVADIQTADMLKLPVPAVKYHNIKTKPSEIQTELVASLAKRAEKVRARLVEPNVDNMLKITNDGRKLALDQRMIDPMLPDDPNSKVNACVDNVYRIWEEYADTKATQLVFCDLSTPKNDGTFNVYDDIREKLIARGIPAEQIRFIHEATSDAQKKELFAKVRSGEVRVLLGSTPKMGAGTNVQDRLIAIHNLDCPWRPSDLEQRQGRIERQGNMFPEVQVYRYVTEQTFDAYLYQLVESKQKFISQIMTSKSPVRSAEDVDEVALSFAEVKMLATGDERFKEKMDLDIQVSKLKVLKQSYLSEHYDLEDRILKYFPQTIKECEQRIVCYEADASLARQHQPQGEEKFCPMTLKGITYTEKAAAGEMLLAVCKEYPMAEPAEIGSYRGFKLEVFYDTFNAHYCLYLCGKAKHKVDLGTDPLGNLTRIENELAKIPAKLEAAKTKKAETIEQLEIAKIEVEKPFAFEDELKEKSERLNALNIELNLDQKDPAVLDAEPEQSEEAPERKCVGRER; from the coding sequence ATGGCTGCAAAGTATCAGCTGATTACCGAGCTGTATCGGCGCACAGAAATTTCGGTAGCCAAGAACCCGCAGACATGGCAGAACTTTCTTGCCGCTGCCTGCCGGAATTACAAATGCCGCTTTGACGAACAGCTCTTAATCTTTGCCCAGCGCCCGGATGCAGTTGCCGTGGCACAGATTGAAACCTGGAACAAACAGTTCCGGCGCTGGGTAAATAAAGACAGCAAAGGGATTGCGGTATTTGACCCCAAAGGCCGCAGGAATACCCTGAAATATTACTTTGATGTGTCAGACACACACGAAGGTTATTACGGCAGCCGTCCTGTTCCGATATGGCAGATGGAAACCCGATACGAGCAGCCTGTGATGGAACGGCTTTCTGACAGGTTTGGAGAACTGGAAAGCACCGATCTTGCTTCTGCCCTGATGGAAACAGCGAAAAATGCCGTAGAAGATCATCTGCAGGACTATCTTGCACAGCTTAAAGATGTGACGGCGGACAGTTTCTTAGAGGAACTGGACGATTTGAACATTGAGGTCATGTACCAGCGGCTGGCTGTAAACAGCGTGGCATTTATGCTGATCAGTCGCTGTGGTCTGGATACGGGCGAATACTTTGACCGAGAGGATTTTCAGGACATTGTGAATTTTAATACCCCTGCCACCATAAATGCCCTTGGTATTGCAACAAGTGACATTGCGGAAATGGCACTCCGGGAAATCTCACAAACGATCCGGGATGTGCAGGTGGCAGAAAAAACACAATCCCGCACCTTTGCGCAGGAAATACAATCTTCGTATGATAGAAGCACAAAACAACCCGAAAGGAGCGATCATCATGGAGAACATCACATATACCCGTCAGGGGGATTATCTTATTCCCGACCTGACATTACCGACAGAGCCAGAACTTCCGCTTGGCAGATACGCATTGATGCACCGGGATTATCTGGAACAGCACAAGAGAGTGACCTATCTGAACCTTCTGACACAGGGCAGGTTGAACGAGCATCTGTACCAGACGGAACAGGCAGCGCTCCAGAGGCTGGAACTTCTGACGAAGCAGCTGTCAGCCGAGCAGGGCGTGACGGAGGAACTGAAAGAGAAAGCACAGATGCAGTGGGTGGGAATGATGAACAACATTCGCAGCCAGGCGGAGGAACTGATCCTGAACGAACTGATCTACCGTTAAGCACAGCCAATGAAGAAGAAGTCACAGCCAATCTTCCTACCGTAGAGGAACAAATCGAACAGATTGCAGAAGCAGAGGACGAAAAATCCTCTGCTTTTTCTGTTTCACAGGAAGATATTGACTCTGTCCTGGTAAGAGGAAGCGGCTTTGAAAATGGAAAGTACCGTATCTACCGTCAATTTCAGAAGCATGAGGATAAGAAAGCCAACATTGCCTTTCTTAAAAATGAGTACGGCACCGGCGGCGGTACGCACAGTTATCCCGATGGGACACAGGGCGGGACATGGCATGACAGTAAAGGGATCGGAATTGAAAAGCATGGTTCCTATACAAAGCCCGACCTTGTACTTTCGTGGTCAAAAGTAGAAAAACGGATCAGGGAACTGATTCAAAATGACCGCTATTTCAATGCCAAGGAAAAAGACCACTATCCTGAATTTCTGGAAAGTGTGGAAGCTCCCCAGTATGAAATTGATGCACAGCGGAAAATGGCAAGGCAGCGTTTTATTGATGCCCACCGTGACCTTCCGCCTGCGGATAAGAGAGATACCCTTTCTTTGCGGCTGTCTGATTTTATCCGTGATCTGGATCATTACGAAAAAGATCTGCTCAAAGAGGTGGATCGTACCGACCTTTCCGATGTTCCTGCCGAACAGATGGAGCAGCTTCTTTCAGAGCCTGCCACTGTCCAGCAGATGCTTGATTTTCTGACGAAAGTGCAGAGGCAGACCGTCAGCGTTTACAGCCGGAGCAATGCATGGCGCTTTTCCCAGGAACTTCTGGAGCTTCACCCTGTCCGCTACCTCTATCACGAGGGAGATACGGTGTATCTGGGAGCAGATAAATATGAAGTATCTGCCTTTGATGAAACTGCTGTATCCCTTCAAAATCCTGAATTTCCCCTGTTTGGAAAAGAAATGAGCCGGACGGATTTTGAAGAAAAGCTCCGTGAAAATCCTGCCAATGACCACCTGAAGGTCATCATCACAGAAATGCAGGGCAAGGAAACACCTGCCGAAACAAAGCCTGACCGTCTGGTATTTTCTATCGGCTTTTCGGAACATCCCGCCTTTTATGACCGGGAACTGAAGGATCGCTATACCAATTTGAGCTTTGCCCTTGGCAATTATCTTCTGGGTGTTTTGGACGAGAAGCAGCACCGGGAAAGACAGGTGGAAGAAAATCATGTTGGATGGTATCACAAGACTGATTTTGAGATTACGGCCACTATCGGCGGCGAAGATTTTCACTATGAGGGACGCTTTGACATTGGAGATGGCGAGGGCGATCTGATTGCCCATATCAAAAACTTCTATGAATACTCCCTCTCCCCCAACTGCCCATTTATTCCCGAATGGAAGAAACAGGGCGAGGATTTCTATCGTGAGAAAATAGAGAGCCTGCAATGGGGACGAGATGTATTCCTTCCCTATCTGGAACAGCATAAGACTCTGACGCCAGAGGACGAGAAGCTCTTTGCGGAAATCATGGCAACCGAAAATGACTGGTTCCGTGTCCCGGAGAATAAGAATACAAGCCTTGCCGGGCGTTTGGTGGACTTCATTGAGGAAGTTGATCCATATGAGTATCAGGACACCTTGGAAGTTGGAGAAACCAAAGAGGATGCCATTCAGAAAATCGAGGCAGATTTAGCTGATCCGGCGCATGTGCAAAGTTATGTGGAACAGCTGACGCAGTGGCAGGAAGAATTGGAGGATGAAGAACAAAAAGAGATCTGCAGACAGCTCATTGCTGAATTGCAGCCCACTGCCGGGCAGGAAGAAAAAGAACAAGATGGAGTTTCACAGGATTCTTCCGACCTGATCGGTAAGGAAATCGTGATCGACAACCGAAGATACCGGATTGAAAGTGTAGGAGAAATCAGCGGTGATGTGTCTATGCGTGACATCACGTTCCAGAACCATGTTGGTTTCCCGATCAATCGTGTGGAAAAGATCAGTTATATCCGCAGGATTTTGGAACAGCAACAGCCACAGGAGGAACTACTGGAACAGGCAAAAGCCCTGATCGATAAATTTATCCATGAAGAATACGACAGCGAATTAGGGGCAGATTATGAGGATTTGCACAGCGTAGGGCTTGCCTATACTACTTCCGAGAATGAGGAGCATGATCTTCAGATCAATGCGGATCTGGTGGATTGTACACTGGATATTTATATCGACAGCAGCCTGACTCATCGAGAAAGGTTCAACGGTCTTTCGGATATGATTGAACGCTGTCTTTCTGATCTGGAATTTGGAGACTTAGTAGCAAAGGCAGAAGATCAGGTTGAACGATTGAAACCGCTTGAATCACAGACCGAAGAAAAGACAGAAAAAGCAGTTGTTCCTTCTTCTGACCGGCACAATTATCGGATTACAGAAGATACTTTAGGTGTCGGTGGTGCAAAAGAAAAATTCAGAAACAACATGGCAGCCATCCAGCTGCTCCATGAGCTGGAATTGGAACATCGTCTTGCTACCCCCGAAGAACAGGAAGTTCTTGCCCGTTATGTTGGCTGGGGCGGTCTATCCATGGCCTTTGACGAGAACAATGCGGCCTGGGCAGAAGAATTTAAGGAGCTGAACGCCAGCCTCTCCCCGGAAGAATACCGGGCAGCCATGGAGTCCACTCTGACAGCGTTCTATACCCCGCCGGTTGTCATCAAAGCCATGTACGAATCCCTTGACCATATGGGATTTTCCGGTGGTACGATTCTGGAGCCGTCCTGCGGAACCGGCAATTTCTTTGGTCTGCTCCCGGATCGTATGGCAGGCTCAACGCTTCACGGTGTAGAAATCGACTCTCTTACAGGAAGAATTGCAAAGCAGCTTTACCAGAAAGCCAGCATTGCCATTGAGGGATTTGAGCAGACAAAACTTCCCGATGACCATTTTGACATCGTTGTCGGCAATGTACCGTTTGGCGATTTTAAGGTCAATGACAGCCGTTACAACGCCCAGAAATTCCTGATCCACGATTATTTCTTTGCGAAAGCATTGGATAAAGTCCGCAGCGGCGGCGTAGTGGCCTTTATCACTTCCAAGGGAACGATGGATAAAACAAGCCCGGAGGTGCGGAAATATATCGCACAGAGGGCAGAACTTTTAGGAGCCATCCGCCTGCCAGATAATACGTTCCGAGCCAATGCAGGGACAGAGGTCACCAGTGACATCCTCTTTTTGCAAAAGCGTGACCGCATTGCAGATGTGGAACCGGATTGGGTACACCTGGATACCGATGAGAACGGGATCACCATGAACAGCTATTTTGTACAGCACCCGGAAATGATCCTGGGCGAAATGAAAATGGAAAGTACCCGTTTTGGTTTTGACTCTGTCTGCAAGGCATACAAAGATATTCCACTTGCAGACCTGTTAAGCAAAGCTGTCCAGAACATTCAGGGAGAAATCCCGGAGTATGAAAAAGGGATCGATGAAATCTCGGATGAGCCGGACGCTTCTGTTCCTGCCGACCCGAATGTGCGCAATTTTTCCTTTACCATGGTGGATGGAAAAGTCTACTTCCGGGAAAATGACCGCATGACACCGGCCACAGTATCTATGACCGCAGAGAGCCGCATCAAGGGATTGATCCAGATCCGTGACTGTGTCAGAAAGCTCATCGAGTATCAGACGGAGGATTATCCAGAAGAAATGATACGCACCGAACAGGAAAACCTGAACCGGCTGTATGATGCGTTTTCCAAAAAATACGGGCTGATCAACAGCCGTGGCAACTATCTGGCCTTTGCATCGGATGAGAGCTACTTCCTGTTATGCTCTTTGGAAGTGCTGGATGATGAGGGTAATTTCAAACGAAAAGCAGATATGTTTACGAAGCGGACGATCAAGCCCCACCGAGAAGTTACTTCTGTGGAAACGGCCAGTGAAGCCCTTGCCCTTTCGATTGGGGAAAAAGCGCTTGTTGACCTGCCTTATATGGAGCAGCTTACAGGCAAACCACAGGAGGAACTGGTACAGGAATTGCAGGGCGTGATCTTTCGTATCCCTGCTTCGGAACCGGCAAAATATGTGACTGCTGACGAATATCTGTCCGGCAATGTGCGGACAAAACTTCTAAGCGCACAGGCTGCGGCAAAGGAAGATCCGGCGTATGAAATCAATGTAGAAGCCTTAAAGCAGGTGATCCCCAAAGACCTGTCAGCGGCAGAAATCTCCGTCCGTCTGGGTACCACCTGGATACCGCAGGAGGATATTCAGCGGTTTGTCATGGAGCTTCTTACCCCTTCCAGCTATGCAGCAGGAAGAATCCGAGTGCGCTATACTCCAATGAATGGCGACTGGTTTATTGAAAATAAGAGTTCCGATTTCGGAAATGTCAAGGCGGACAGCACCTATGGTACAAAAAGGGCTTCCGCCTATCGTATTATTGAGGACACCTTAAACCTGCGTGATACCCGTATTTTTGATTATGTGTATGATGAAAACGGCAATAAAAGAGCCGTATTCAATGCCAAAGAAACCACGGCAGCGCAGGCAAAGCAGGAAGCTATCAAACAGGCATTTCAGGATTGGATCTGGAAAGATCCGGCACGAAGGAGCCGACTGGTGCGGTATTACAACGACACGTTCAATTCCGTCCGTCCCCGTGAGTATGACGGAAGCCATATTGTATTTGGCGGTATCAGCCCGGAGATCACACTCCGGCCCCATCAGGTCAATGCCATTGCCCATATCCTGTATGGCGGCAACACACTTCTTGCCCACAAGGTGGGCGCAGGAAAGACCTTTGAAATGGTTGCTGCGGCACAGGAAAGCAAGCGCCTTGGATTATGCAATAAGTCGATGTTCGTTGTTCCCAATCATCTTGTGGGGCAATGGGCTTCCGAGTATCTCAGGCTGTACCCAAGTGCCAATATCCTTGTAACCCGCAGGCAGGACTTTGAGACGGGCAACCGGAAAAAGTTCTGTTCCCGCATTGCCACCGGCGATTACGATGCGGTCATTATCGGGCATAGCCAGTTTGAGAAAATCCCAATGAGCATTGAGCGTCAGAGAGAACAGCTTCAACGTCAGATCGATGACATTGAGCGTGGAATTGATGATGTGAAGGCAAGCAAAGGCGAACAGTTCACGGTCAAGCAGCTGATGAAAACCAGAAAGGCGATTCAGACAAAACTGGATAAGCTCAATGACATCAAGCGAAAGGATACCGTCATTGATTTTGAACAGCTCGGCATCGACAGGCTCTTTATTGATGAGAGCCATTTTTATAAGAACCTGTATCTTTATACCAAGATGCGAAATGTAGGCGGAATCGCCCAGACGGAAGCCCAGAAATCCAGCGACCTTTTTATGAAGTGCCGCTATCTGGATGAAATCACAGGCAACCGGGGAACGATCTTTGCCACGGGAACCCCGATCAGCAACTCCATGGTCGAGCTGTATTCGGTACAGCGCTACTTGCAGTATGATGCGCTTTTACGGAATGGATTGCAGCATTTTGACAGCTGGGCATCCACCTTTGGTGAGACAGTCACCGCTTTGGAGCTGGCTCCGGAGGGAACCAATTACCGGGCGAAAACCCGCTTTGCCAAGTTTTTCAACCTGCCGGAGCTGATGCTGATGTTCCGGGAGGTGGCGGATATTCAGACCGCCGATATGCTGAAGCTCCCTGTTCCGGCGGTCAAGTACCACAACATCAAGACCAAGCCAAGTGAAATCCAGACGGAACTGGTCGCTTCCCTTGCCAAACGAGCAGAAAAAGTCCGTGCAAGGCTTGTGGAGCCGAATGTTGACAACATGCTCAAGATTACCAACGATGGGCGAAAACTTGCCCTTGACCAGAGAATGATTGATCCCATGCTGCCGGATGATCCCAACAGCAAGGTGAATGCCTGTGTGGACAACGTGTACCGTATCTGGGAAGAATATGCGGATACGAAAGCAACCCAGCTGGTGTTCTGTGACCTGTCTACCCCGAAAAATGACGGGACTTTTAATGTCTACGATGACATCCGGGAAAAGCTGATTGCCCGTGGCATCCCTGCCGAACAGATACGGTTTATCCATGAAGCCACCAGTGATGCACAGAAAAAGGAACTGTTTGCAAAGGTCAGAAGCGGCGAAGTCCGTGTGCTGCTGGGTTCAACCCCTAAGATGGGTGCAGGTACCAACGTACAGGACAGACTCATTGCCATTCATAATCTGGATTGCCCGTGGCGTCCATCCGATCTGGAACAGCGCCAGGGACGTATTGAGCGCCAGGGAAACATGTTCCCGGAAGTTCAGGTTTACCGTTATGTGACGGAGCAGACCTTTGATGCCTATCTCTATCAGCTGGTGGAATCGAAGCAGAAATTTATCTCCCAGATCATGACCAGCAAAAGTCCTGTTCGCTCTGCGGAAGATGTGGATGAAGTGGCCCTTTCCTTTGCAGAAGTCAAAATGCTTGCCACAGGGGACGAGCGTTTCAAAGAAAAAATGGACTTAGACATTCAGGTTTCCAAGCTCAAAGTGCTGAAACAAAGCTATCTATCCGAGCATTACGACCTTGAGGACAGGATACTCAAATACTTCCCGCAGACCATTAAGGAGTGTGAGCAGCGGATTGTCTGCTATGAAGCCGATGCTTCCCTTGCCCGGCAGCATCAGCCACAGGGTGAAGAAAAGTTCTGTCCGATGACCTTAAAAGGGATCACTTATACGGAAAAAGCAGCTGCAGGCGAGATGCTTCTTGCGGTCTGTAAAGAATATCCGATGGCTGAGCCTGCGGAAATCGGCAGCTATCGTGGGTTCAAACTGGAAGTTTTCTATGATACCTTCAATGCCCATTACTGTTTATATCTTTGCGGGAAGGCAAAGCACAAGGTGGATTTAGGTACTGATCCGCTGGGTAATCTGACCCGAATTGAAAATGAGCTTGCGAAAATCCCTGCAAAACTGGAAGCCGCAAAAACCAAAAAAGCAGAAACGATAGAACAGCTTGAAATCGCTAAGATTGAGGTGGAAAAGCCGTTTGCCTTTGAAGATGAACTGAAAGAGAAATCAGAACGGCTCAATGCCCTCAACATCGAGCTGAATTTAGACCAGAAAGATCCCGCTGTGCTTGACGCAGAGCCGGAGCAAAGTGAGGAAGCGCCTGAAAGAAAATGCGTAGGCCGGGAGCGATAA